GCACAAGACCTCTTCGTCTTCCATATGGGCGGAAGGACCCTGGCCATAGAGACGGCCCTCGTGGAGACGGTCGTCGACGGCGAGAGGACGTTTTTCGTTCCCGGCGGGGGCGGAGTGGTGCGGGGCGTGACGAGCCACAGGGGCGAGCTCGTCGCCGTAGCGGACCTGCCGGCGCTCTTCGGCGCGGCGGACGAGGCGGCCGAGAGGTCAAGCAAGACGGTCATAGCCGCCGCCGGCAGCCACCATATCGGTCTCTACATCGGCCGGGCCTTCTCCACCCTCCTGTGGAAGGAGGAGCTGGCCGGCGCCGGGGTCGAAGAGGGGAGGGGCCCCTTCTCGATGCGCTTCAGGCGCGAGGACGGCGCCATCGACGTCATCGACGCCGTCGCCGTCTTCGAGAGGGCCGCGGCGGCTCTCTCGGCGGCGTCACGCTCCTGAGGCGGCGCCAGCGCGGGCTTGCATGGACACTTCGAAGTTCAAGTCCATATTCGTCCAGGAGGCCAACGAACACCTCTCGGGCATCGAAAAGAGGCTCCTCGAGATCGACGGAGGCGGCCGCGACCCCGCCATAGTGGACGCCCTCTTCCGGCACTACCACTCGCTCAAGGGGATGGGCGCCACCATGGGCTACGCCGTCATCCAGCGGCTCGCCCACGCCCAGGAGGACCTTCTCGAGCCTCTGCGCGAGGAAGGACGCACCCCCGCCGGGCCGCTCGTCGACAGGCTCTTCAGGGCGCTCGACGTCATGAAGGACATGGTGCGCCGGGTGGAGGAGGAGAGGCCGCTGCCCCCCGGAACCGAGATCGAGCCCCTGCTACGCGCACTCGCCGGCGGCGAGGAGCCGGCCCCGGCCGGGCCGCAGGGGGACGGCCGGGGCGCGCAGGTAGCTCTGTCGAGGACCATGAAGGTCGACGTATCGGTCTTCGACGAGCTCCTCGAGGCGACCGGCGAGCTCTACACATTCCTTGCGCCGCTCAAGGCCATGGCCCAGGAGTCGGGCTCGCTGTGGACGAGGGAACTGCTCCACCGTCTCGGCAAGGTGGCCGACAGGCTTCACGAAAGCATCCTCGAGGCGAGGATGCTCCCCGTCGGGGACCTGGCCGACAAGCTCCCGCGGGTGGCGCGCGACGCGGCGGCGGGCACGGGCAAGGATGTGGCCGTGGAGATAAGGGGCGGCCACATAAAGATGGATCGGGCCGTGCTGGCCGAGATCGCCGATCCCCTGGTCCATATAACGAGAAACGCCGTCCGTCACGGCATAGAGCCGCCCCAGGCGCGCCGGGCCGCCGGAAAGAGTCCCAGGGGGGTCGTGACGGTGAGGGCCTTCAGGAAAAAGGACCGGGTCGTCGTGGAGGTGAGCGACGACGGCGCCGGCATAGACGTCGAAAAGGTCAGGGAGAGGGCCGTTGCCCTGGGCATGGACGCCGGGCGCGTAAGGGCCATGGATCGCCGCGAGGCGCTCCGGCTCATCTGCCTGCCAGCGCTCAGCCTCGCCGACGAGGTCGACGAGGTCTCGGGACGGGGCGTGGGGATGGACGTGGTGAAGAGGACGGTCGAGGCCGTGGGCGGCAGTCTCGATATCGAGAGCGTGCCGGGACGGGGCAGCCGCTTCACGCTCGAGCTGCCGCGCGCGACGACGATCACGAGGACGCTCCTCGTCCACATAGGCGGCGAGCCCTTCCTGGTGCCCATCTCACGGATCGAGAAGGTCGTCGAGCTCGACGTCGCCCGAGCCGGAGGGGGCGCGATAGAGTACGACGGCGGGGCGGTGGAGATCGTCGACGGCGCACGGCTCTTCGGCCTGCCGGCAAGAGGGGAGGCCGCCTCCAGGGCCGCCCTCGTCCTTCTCGCCGATTGCGGACCGGAGGGGACGAAACCCTTAGCCGTGGCCGTAGACGACTTCGGCGCCGAGACCAACGCGCTCATAAAGCCGCTCAAGCCGCCGTTGACGGGACTGAGAGCCATATCGGGCGTTACGGTCCTGGGCGACGGCAGACCGGCCTACCTCGTTGATGTGGCGGCCCTGGGCACGCTCGCAGGCGGCGCAGAGGGCCCGGCGCAGTGACCGGCGCAGTGAGATGAACGTCGATGAGCTGAAAAAGATGCTGACCGAGCTGCGCCAGGGCCGTATCGATGTGGATGCCGCCGTGGAGAGGCTCAGGGTCCTGCCCTTCGAGGAGCTCGAGCACGCCACCATCGACACGCACCGCTCGCTTCGCCAGGGCTTTCCCGAGGTCGTCTTCGGAGAGGGCAAGACGGCGGCCCAGATAGAGGCCATAGCGGCGGCCATGACGGGGCGCGGCGAAAACGTGCTCGTCACGCGGGTGGACTACGACAAGGGCGCTACGCTCGTGAAGAGGCTGGAGAAGGCCCGCTACGACGCCCTCTCGAGGACGCTCTTCATCGAGACCAGGCCGGTGGAGGAGAGGGGAAAGGGCACGGTGCTCGTGCTCTGCGCCGGCACCTCCGACGTTCCTGTGGCCGAAGAGGCCGCCCTCACGGCCACCTACATGGGCAACCGCGTGGAGCGGCTCTACGATGTGGGTGTAGCCGGCATCCACAGGCTGCTCCACA
This genomic stretch from Deltaproteobacteria bacterium harbors:
- the larB gene encoding nickel pincer cofactor biosynthesis protein LarB, encoding MNVDELKKMLTELRQGRIDVDAAVERLRVLPFEELEHATIDTHRSLRQGFPEVVFGEGKTAAQIEAIAAAMTGRGENVLVTRVDYDKGATLVKRLEKARYDALSRTLFIETRPVEERGKGTVLVLCAGTSDVPVAEEAALTATYMGNRVERLYDVGVAGIHRLLHKKDAVMGANVLVVVAGMEGALPSVVAGLVSRPVVAVPTSVGYGANLGGLTTLLAMLNSCASGVSVVNIDNGFGAAYVASLINR